The Manduca sexta isolate Smith_Timp_Sample1 chromosome 9, JHU_Msex_v1.0, whole genome shotgun sequence genome segment AACTTTGAGAATCGACTAATTGGTCATACAATAGAACATTatcttttcaatataattatccTAACAAAAAATTGAAAACTGCACCTTTTTTCTGTTTCGATACAGTAAAGTATCGACCTTCATATGCGTCTGTGTCAACTATACCACTCATATAttgaaatacttaaattaaagcgttaaaacgtatttttcttatacaactacaatatgttatatCGAAGcacatttactttattttttggaaataaattaaatctcgtTTTTATTACACCCAAAggccaaatttataaaaaatatacattttacctACCTAATTTTTcattcttagttttttttagattactGTAGCGCCTCTGGCGGGATAAATTCACAGTTCTCTGTTATTATCTATTATCATAAATTTGACACTTCACACGAGCAGAATATGTACAAACTGTTATCAACACCTGGcgaaaatttaaatgaatatactTAGTATCTAAATCAATAACTGGCCCTTCCCAGACAGTAATCCATTAGGTACTTTGATCGTATTTACTATTCAGTATTTAGGATAAAATAACCAAACTATAGTACTTATTGGTAATTTGTTCCAAGGACACAGGAAGCTAATAAAGTTGTAAGTTAGtctgtatttactttttttgtaactgttaaatattattcaaccgCTATAATAGATATTACATCATTTTGcgcaatacaaaaatatgaatatacatGTACTCACCTTTCTTTGCCTTAcggacatttttattgttttccttatttatattatgaataccGTTAATACACCACTAAATGCGGTAACTAGAGCACTAAACACGATCAATAAAAACACGCCGCAATATCAGTTcctattttattaatcaaagaCGTCACTCATAACAATGATTGTTCACTCACGTGTGTATTACGCgagtgtaatataaataatgagttGAATGATGCTAAGGAAGTTGAGGTTATTATCTTAGTAACAACTAAGCGGCATTTCTTGGACCGTGTCGGCAGCCGAACTGTTCTGCGGCCCGCGATGATGACTTGCATGagtggttttattttatcagCTGTATGAACGACAATCAACAAATCGAGGTCAAGTCTGAGTACTGTCGAGAATTGAATGAATACATAATCTCAACGCAGTGAATCTGCTGAATGGGGTGCCAAAATAGGTGTACCTATAGTTGTGTGTGTTCCCCTATTCCCtaggtattttattaatcaagaTCTAACAACGTTTTTATATAGGTACCCACTTACCTTGTTTCCTGTAGgtgtttatagtttttattttgctaCACCTACGTAGCTAGGATTGTAagtataaatctatataatttaGGAAATGGTAATATACACGCGAAGTTCATGGTATTTAGGGGGTAATTTCTGGATATGAGTTTACGCACATGGGGCAGGTGTTGAGAGGGGATAGCTGCTTTTCTTCTTGGATTTTGTATACTTACCTATTACGTAAAGTACCGCTGTACCAGCCGTTTCAATGGTATACGGTCCCTCTTATCCCACACACTAATCTTAACCAGGTACCAAAAGGTTACTTTGCCCTAAAGGGCGGAAGACCCCCGAAAAATTTCGATATAGGGTCCCTCTATAGCAAGCTCTGCCAATAATACTTCATATtgtggttataattatttttattaaactactgGAACTTCTTGGTTTTGGACGACCAACAGCTCATCCACTCCgagaccataaaggctgcaaaggcTTTGGATTTgagagaatttaaataaaacataaaaaccgttaattacttttatttcaatacgtaaatgtctatttaaaaaatatacatatttttgcttCCCTTTTCCCCTGTTGTGCCTAAAGTCCGCCGCTCATGTATCTAACACTACTTACACACCtgaattatcttaataatatccTTGAGGAATGTAGgtagaaaattaatttcaatccTTTATGATCCCGGGGTTTCGGAGATAACCCCGAAATTAAGATAccccatattattttttttcttttgttaaaacAATGAGACTCAAATTATAATCTACAAATTAATCATACTATAACtttcaataacataaaattaaaatcgaaaacGTCAGTCGGAAATCAGCTGATGTAATACGCGCACATCACGCCGTTATACTCGAAAAGGTAGGCAGGTGTACAACTAGGGTATCCGCTTTTCGAAAACTAtgttccatctcatgatgtgatagggggctatcgctatatcggcacaaattccagactccggattgATACTAAGAAAAAAATAGGTTTGAATATCAAGTTAGGCAGTTGCCCGGCATGGGAGCGAAAAAATACTTCCATGTGCGTTCCACGCTTTTATACAGCCAATTAATTTTAACACGAAACTATTGTACttctagtaaaattattaagttagttactatttttttatatttagaatcgTCCAATAATCGTTACAcagcaaaaaattatatgtaattatctaatatagcaatatcatttttattatcaaacctTTATAATGCCATTCATTACGTTTCCATTATATACGCTTGCCAACACAACTGAAATCAGTTCCAGTATAACAGGATGAGCTCCAAAAATGTCAAAGGATAAAAGCGCATCCTGCTttaattcttttcttttatatctGAAGTTCTAGGGATAAGaacatttcgttttaaaatgactttaatttttatttcccgAAAATTCTTTCAATACCCTAGACCTCTTGTTTGGTATAAAATTATCTGCAAATTGGCCGGGATTACGAGATTCCAAGATTCATGATCCCATGCCTATAAATTAACTTCAGCTACGAGGGTATTTTACAAAGTATAATGTTTTTCATTCGTATCATTATTCATTGTCGACAACCTTGGCTAGTAGAGAAGCGTGGCTAAACGGCGATGTAGATGATAAGCCTGTAAAACTAAAGACGCTAATCATCATTTTGTTTAGTCATTGCGGATGACGTGGAACCTCAAAGGGGAAAAGTAGGGATTAGTTGAAACCACTAATTAAATCAGACACGTATCCAAGTTTTGCAGCTCGGTATTTTCCCAGTCGTTTATCAATATTAACTCGTTATTTCTTTGGATCCTGTAGGTTAAGTCATAAGGATAATCTAGGTTCTAAATATGTGTTCATGACCTAAATTATGTCCTAGACCAGAGATGGCGAAACTTCAATGATTAACGTGccattacttataaaaaaaaaagaaccgTAACGTTCCACCCAGGACTAGTTTTATCTATCCGAGTGCCCATTTAGCGATTTTTTTATGtcccaacaaaaaaaaaattatcggcTCCCGGTAAAGTGGCATCACTGCACCTTGTGTTAAGGCTaagtgaagcccaaagaaagatacatatacttagtctggccataaatactgttacacttaattataaaaaaatattacatttgaatttcgaatctgtcatttttatacgattgttcattgtgttttctcattttggcgccaatacattgtaaaatattttgcgatattaaaatggtgtggggtgataaagagaaccgaatcgctgtgatagcattacacaaagtaggtatggagccaaatgcaatttttaaaactctccatacacttggtattagtaaaatgtttgtgtaccgggctattaataggtacaatgagacctcctctgtttgtgacagaaaagatctggccgtccacgtagtgttcggtacgaaaaaaggtggtcaaagcagtaaggaaagaattcgaagaaatcctgtccgaaagcaaaagattttatctcgggaaatgaagatagcacctagaaccatgtcgcgtattttaaaagatgacttaggacttgcagcctataagagacgcactggccatttcttaactgataatttaaagaagaatagggtggtaaaatcgaaacaactactgaagcggtacgcaaagggaggtcacagaaaaattttgtttacggatgagaaaatttttacaattgagcaacattttaacaaacaaaatgaccgtatttatgctcaaagctctaaggaagcttcccaattagtcgacagagtgcaacgtggacattatccgacttcagtgatggtttggtggggtgttagctatgaaggagtgactgagccatatttttgtgaaaaggtatcaaaacatcggcacaagtgtatcaagataccattcttgagaaggtagttaagccccttaacatcaccatgttcaataaccaagtatggtccttccagcaagactcggcgccgggtcataaagctcggtccacgcagtcttggttggaatcgaacgtttcggacttcatcagagctgaagactggccgtcgtctagtcccgatcttaatccgctggattatgatttgtggtcagttttagagagtacagcttgctctaaacgccatgataatttggagtccctaaaacaatctatacgattggcagtgaagaattttcccatggaaagagtgcgtgcttctattgataactggcctcatcgtttaaaggactgtattgcagccaatggagaccacttcgaataagctttttatatttttaattgttttatatttatgtattaaactgacacactgtaaaagtaataaatgttatttgcagttaacaattttcttttttctttattacaatatttatggcaagactaggtacaatGTTTGGCATATATTACTCGCATGCTTGAATTATTTCGTCACTTGGCACCACTGGCACGCGTGCCACTGGTTCGCCATCTCTATCCTAGACGATGCAGTTTGTAGTTCACTTCCTTTACTAACAATGTGTCAATGTGGGAATATaaacagtataattataatatgatttactcACTTATTTCTATGTTCGTTATATGATTTCAATTTTGTGAATTGACGTTCGTAGGTATACAAAGTGcttattttgtgtgtttttaaacataaaaacacacaaaataggcacataatatattgttatatatgttaacataatatattgttaacatatataacaatacttagtctggccataaatactgttacacttaattataaaaaaatattacatttgaatttcgaatctgtcatttttatacgattgttcattgtgttttctcattttggcgccaatacattgtaaaatattttgcgatattaaaatggtgtggggtgataaagagaaccgaatcgctgtgatagcattacacaaagtaggtatggagccaaatgcaattttaaaactctccatacacttggtattagtaaaatgtttgtgtaccgggctattaataggtacaatgagacctcctctgtttgtgacagaaaagatctggccgtccacgtagtgttcgtacgaaaaaggtggtcaaagcagtaagggaaagaattcgaagaaatcctgtccgaaagcaaaagattttatctcgggaaatgaagatagcacctagaaccatgtcgcgtatttttaaaaagatgacttaggacttgcagcctataagagacgcactggccatttcttaactgataatttaaagaagaatagggtggtaaaatcgaaacaactactgaagcggtacgcaaagggaggtcacagaaaaattttgtttacggatgagaaaattttacaattgagcaacattttaacaaacaaaatgaccgtatttatgctcaaagctctaaggaagcttcccaattagtcgacagagtgcaacgtggacattatccgacttcagtgatggtttggtggggtgttagctatgaaggagtgactgagccatatttttgtgaaaaggtatcaaaacatcggcacaagtgtatcaagataccattcttgagaaggtagttaagccccttaacatcaccatgttcaataaccaagtatggtccttccagcaagactcggcgccgggtcataaagctcggtccacgcagtcttggttggaatcgaacgtttcggacttcatcagagctgaagactggccgtcgtctagtcccgatcttaatccgctggattatgatttgtggtcagttttagagagtacagcttgctctaaacgccatgataatttggagtccctaaaacaatctatacgattggcagtgaagaattttcccatggaaagagtgcgtgcttctattgataactggcctcatcgtttaaaggactgtattgcagccaatggagaccacttcgaataagctttttatatttttaattgttttatatttatgtattaaactgacacactgtaaaagtaataaatgttatttgcagttaacaattttcttttttctttattacaatatttatggcaagactaggtatattatgtTCTGTTACAGATATTACAAGAGTTAACTGAAGGACTAAGTGCGAAGCTTCAAGAACGCTTCGTGACCATGGCCATGCCACTCGTGGCATCCGCTCTTGAAGTTTCCAAAAATGATACCAAGTaagacttaccaccagttaTATAGGATTCTAGTCAAGTTAAGACCAGCTCTACCTCTACCTCAGCTAGCCTCAATAGAGTTGCATGGTCACCAACTTGAATACCGCGATCTAAATATAGAGATGCCTTCCCGTCCTAACATTTCCCCTCCTAGTAGATATATCATATCCAAATACAAGAAGGTAATACAATAGACCTGATatgaaataatgaatttaattaagctTGAAACACGAATCCACCGGGCAACCAGGgtacccatttttcgccatgtgtgttttGCCCCATGATGGCGAACCTAACGActtatcgggtacaaattccaaacactgggctgatactgagcagaaaaacaaaacatcactttgcccgacccaggattcgaacccaggacctcagagcgttgccgtaccgcgcatgtgTACGTTAAAATTATTGACTGAACTTATTGCAGAAGCGCTTCATCGGAAACTGATAAACGAGCACCATAGttaaaatttgttcaaaattattaaaactataatagtcAGTTATTTGCAATTAAGTACTTAAATCAATATTACAGCATAATTAGATAGGCAGCTAATATGATGGGCTACCTTTAGGTGGAAAACcggaaattaataacaattgaaATTAACCGTAGTTATCATTAACCGAGTAATTTAACGAAGTTATGTACCTGAGTACTAAGAGCGAATTCTATGTAAATGTATGATCaaaatttggtttaaatttaattattatgtacctGCTTATGGTTTTTTAATGACAATAGTAGAAATAGTTACGTTGCGATATTACACATGctttaaaattacttagaatAGCATCATTCTATACTTATCTTGCCCATTACAATGtaactaataacaaattaaatatttatgtaacattataatctagattagaatattttctttatgttcTGTAGCAGGTATGTGtgcactttatatataaaaaaaaaacgaggaCCCGGGTTAAATATTCCAgcaattccattttcaaaattgatcatttttttttatattcatatttaatatgataaccgTTTCCAGTATGAAGGCTCTCGCAGAACTTTTAGAGCTGTTAACCTCCTTATCGGAGAAGGGAATTGATCCAAAAAGTTTGTATGCCGCTATTGATAAACCTCCGCCGCGACTTGGAATCCATGACGACGAAGCGTAAGAACtgcttttgtataattttagggtcaatttttaaatcatcaacAGTTATtcatggaataaaatataacacaaacaaaTTTACAATTGCATTTGTAAAGTtgataaatattgttgtttgacatctctgttttaatttattcattagaTCACTTGTATGTGATTTCAAAATTGAAcctaaataatttgaaataatgctAAAATCATTATCGATCAGTGCATTGCATTAACTGTTTTTGCTTTCTTACGTCAAATAATTGGAGATTTAAAGAAGCTAGAAGACGGCACAGTGCCTCCGTGTTGCTTAAATACATATCCTAAGAAATGCTGCACCTACCAGCTTTGTTAGGATCCAATAAACATGTTAATAActattaaacttaatatttagtaagtataatatgattttcgaatttatttgacgtaagaaaaatatttagatactgTTTCATAGTGTtcagattttaaataagtaggtaGATTACCCGTAGATTTAAATATACGATCTCAATATTTTTCCATCGATCgtaaaaattgaccaatcagaatgaaattaaattgacatgtttacaaatgaaatattggGATTGGTTTATCATTAGGGTTGGattaaagattaagattgggatcgtgtTTTGAAATCAGTCAGTTAACGTTAACAAAACGAACATAGAGTAAagaatagttttgtattttttttatcaatggcAAGGCAATGTGGTCTCacaatgaaattatttgatCGATTTAAAATTTGATCCATTTACCCGGATGCTGGTcgtgaaatacatttttatttcagatttacGGATGAAGCGGTATTTATAGAACACAATGATAATCACAGATATGCATGTGGTCAATGCAAGAAAGTACTGCCAAACCCGTATTTGCTGGATCTACATATTAGAGAAAACCATGATTCATTCTTCTCCGCTATGGCAGAGAGGAAACCTTCAGTAAGTTTTATCAACTAACACTACAGTTGATTTTCCAATTGTTAGATAAAAGATATTTGTAGGATTAAATACAGctgaaaattgaaaataattacatttgcgAGAATAAAGTTATagttaaattatctaattatcTCGCTTTTACATTCAGTTTGGTTATGATTTTGCTTTGAAGCTTTTTGGATTGTTAGAATTAAATGCAGACACAGCTCGATTTTTCCTAAAGAAACAGTAATTCTTAAGGGTAttcttaaagatttttatagttcttaataatttaattgacatatatttttaaacgcctATGTTGCTCAAGAATTGcgtaatatttaacaaacagaaaaataattgaaaagttCAATTAACTTTGTTGAACTTGAAAAAGGCCTTTTATTCACatgttgtttttcttttctgAATTGTTGTCACAAACAGACCTACAAACCCGACATTAAGACAGTCACgcagttgtattaaaaaattaagggacatttgatatttttttttatttgatttatattattttttttttcagtattgcTGTTTCATAGAAGAATGCACTGAAAAGTTTTCGACCCCCACAGACAGGTTAGAGCATGGTGTCCTTGTCCATAAATTGCCCAAAGATTTCAGATTTGACTgcaaaccaaaaaataaaaagaagaccAATAAACCAAAGAATAAGTCCAAGGATGAATTTGTCGATTTGTCTATGGAAATTGATAAGGgtccagaaaaaaaaatccatgagttgcacaaaaaaaattcattatttgGGCATCCCATTTCAAAACATGGAGgtcaaaaaaaaagaattgacaTTGATGGCGTCATGAAAGATTTAAAAGACAGCTTACCTGATGAAAATTAGATCAATAGTTATTTGCTACCAAGCATATGTATATTCTGGTAAAAACTAAATGCAATTGGCATGCATCCAGAACACATAATCAAAATAATCCTCTATCTGCCAAGTTACCAAGTATTTatacagtttaaataaattcaagatCAGCATTTCATGTAAATTGCCATTATATCACACTGATTTTGCCAGTTGTCAcgtaaactagttttatttgatatttagatTCTTCTAGATATTTCAATGCAGCTACCCACAGTGGTGGTTATAAGCAAATTTTTCAGTTCATtgctgttacatttttttttcacaaattccTCATTGCATTTATTTTCTGTCTAATTATAGTCACAGCTAATCATAAAAGCCACttgtaattatcattttatgaaGTAGCGAAGtgtatatataatttacatttaataacacTGTAGTTTATTGcagttaaaacttaaaaagaagTTAAGTATTTCCAAGATAGAGGAAAGtagagataataaaatatactacacACCCACATATTCTTTACAgataactacaaaaaaaaatagataaaccATTTTTCATTACTACTTATTCCATAGTTCTAGTTTTGTTATTGCATTTGTGTTATTAGTAAAATAGTTTATCGAAGTTAGTCTATGATTAATAAAGAGATCTCAAAACCAATTGTGTTTTATTCATATCCTAAACCCTGCACTACTGAGTGAGAAACTAATTTATGTAGGAAGACATCATGTACTGGGATAGGGGAGGtgcaatattagtttttaacaCTATAATGATAGTTGCtcctttattaaaaaacaataacatattcctgtagttttattttataaattggtaACTGTGTtatgttttacattttctttttgtatcAATAGTGAATGcagtttagtaaaataaataataagcaaaAAACCTTTTTCTTGCCCATTTAACCTGCCAATAAAAGATTCTGTTTAATGAGATAAATCCTTCACAACTAAGCTGTAGTACACTTCCAAATCATCACATATTTACCGCACTATTAAATTAATCGCCTCATGCGTAAAATAAACACTATAATCTTATCATAAATatgttgttaaataataaataacactgATAACTCTTTACTTGGCCTTGCCCTGCGCGGCAACGGCTTCCATAGCCTTCTTCACGGTTTCTTCATCACCAAGGAAGACCATGGAGTCAACTGGCTTCATGTTCTCATCCAATTCGTATACAAAGGGAATACCGGTAGGGAGGTTCAGTTGCATAATGGCAGCATCGCTCAGACCTGGAGAGAtgttttggaaaaataattCTCAATGGATTTATATGTCACTCATGGGTAATGGGTTTTCATTTGCAAAATGTATAAGTGTATGTTAGAATTGAATACATTTGTGGAGAAGTGTAATATCTtgtatattgatattaaatatgaaataaatcttaCCATCTAAATGCTTGACAATGCCTCTAAGACTGTTTCCGTGGGCAGCAATAATGATTCTTTTTCCTTCTTTGATCTgcaaatacaacaaaatgatatattttattataaaataatgatgggaataaaaataaaaaatatttacaggaaATTGAATTCAGGTTTGTAAAAACTTATGGCTAAAAAATATAGaagcttaaaattatttcacactTATTTGGGCTACTTCAGTCCCAGTACTGCCAGGTTCCTGCTCTACCTTTATTGGATCCATTAAGACCAGCTTTGTATACAGCAAGAACACTTACAActcaatttaataaacaaaacttgtcTAGAACAATATCAAAATTCTACCCTATGTGTGTTAAACTTATGTTACTTACACTCATGAAGCAATTCAAATCTGGTTTGAATCATATGTAGCACAGAAATAGAATTCATTATAGCATACCTGAGGAACAATAACATTATTCCAGTAAGGCAGGGTCCTTTCAATAGTGAGTTTCAAACTCTCAAACATGGGGAACTCCTCAGGTTTCGGGTCACCAGCATACCGAGGGTCATTGACGATGGTTTCATAGTAGGGGTGGTCTTTCTCCATCGCTGGTGGGGGTACGTCAAAGCTACGACGCCATATTTGGACCTAGAGGCATTCATTATAGGCCATTACATACACGGTCAATTTGACATGTAAAAGAATAGACTTGTAATATGTAATTGTATCTATGTTTCCTGGAAATAATATTGTCACAACTATGGAAAACTaacaaatttactaaaatagCAAATTCAGAAGTTTATCATAGatgtaacaatatataaaaaaaatcctaagttacagaaaaaaaattatacataatttatagaataaatagaCTCTA includes the following:
- the LOC115446839 gene encoding protein lethal(2)k10201, whose translation is MAMPLVASALEVSKNDTNMKALAELLELLTSLSEKGIDPKSLYAAIDKPPPRLGIHDDEAFTDEAVFIEHNDNHRYACGQCKKVLPNPYLLDLHIRENHDSFFSAMAERKPSYCCFIEECTEKFSTPTDRLEHGVLVHKLPKDFRFDCKPKNKKKTNKPKNKSKDEFVDLSMEIDKGPEKKIHELHKKNSLFGHPISKHGGQKKRIDIDGVMKDLKDSLPDEN
- the LOC115446838 gene encoding phosphoglycerate mutase 1; this encodes MAAKYKIVMIRHGESEWNQKNLFCGWFDADLSDKGREEAASAGKALKSEGYQFDVAHTSVLKRAQITLNTILQEIGQTDIPINKTWRLNERHYGGLTGLNKAETAAKYGEAQVQIWRRSFDVPPPAMEKDHPYYETIVNDPRYAGDPKPEEFPMFESLKLTIERTLPYWNNVIVPQIKEGKRIIIAAHGNSLRGIVKHLDGLSDAAIMQLNLPTGIPFVYELDENMKPVDSMVFLGDEETVKKAMEAVAAQGKAK